The Actinomycetota bacterium sequence TTCCGCTACGCGCCCCCCGTGCTTCGCGTCAACGGCCGCGTAACAACCGCGGAAGTCCCCTCGTTCCCGCAGGAAATCTCTTCCATCAGGCGCCTGCCCGTATTCCCCCGTCACGACCTCCGTCCATGAGAGGACCGCCGTATCCACCCAGCGCAGCACCCATTCCCAGTCGTAGAGGGCGGGCAGGCTTTCATCGAAAAGGCCGTGTTCGTCCACGAGGCCCCTCTCGTGCAGCAGCGCCTGCAGGGGGGCCATGCGATCGGAAAACGCCAGGGTGGCATCGAAGCGCGGCGGGTATTCGAGTCTTTTCGCCCCTCTCACAGGCGACACCCCGCGTGTCGACCCGTCCACGCGGTACGCCCTGGAGAAGACCGCCTGCGACGAAGAGCTGAGAGCCCTCTCGAGGAGGATCTCGCAGTGCGTGGGAAAGAGCCTCTGTCCCTCGAAAAGGTAAGCCAGGTACGCCCCGCGGGAAGACGCTATCCCCCGGTTCAGGCATGCGGCGTCGCCGGAGAGCGGGCCCTCGTCCACGCACGTCACGCGCGGGTCGGGGTAAGCGGCCAGGAAGTCCGAGATGCTTTCCCCCGAACCGTTGACCACGATCACCTCCAGATTCCCGTAGGTCTGCGCCAGGACGCTTTCCAGCGTCCCGGCGAGCCTCTCCGTATCCTGGCGGAAAACCACTATCACGCTGACCAGGGGGGCCTGCTTCACGGCGAAGGGGAAGTACTTTATGAATTCTGGGGCATCCTTGACGGGGTTCGCCGACATGAACACGTGCCCCGCGTCATCCCCGGGCTTGAGGTCAAAGAGCCTTACGTACCTTTCCCCCACCTTTTCCCAGTTATAATCGCGCAACCAGGCCGCGTAGCCCTCCTCGCCGAGCCTTTCCCGCAGGTCGCGATCCCCCGCGAGCAGGAAGGCCTCCCGCATGAAGGGAGAAAGGGTCAGGACGCGCCTGTAGAGCAGGTCCCTCGCGGCCTTGATGCGCCCGGAAAGCCTGCCCCCGGCGATCCCCTCGTCGATCCTGCGGAAGGCATCGACCAGGAAAGGGCGCAGGACGTTCTTGAAGTGTACCGCGTGCAGGATTCCCTTCGTCGCGTACGACTTGGCCAGGTGATACGGCTTCGCGGCCTTCCCCATGAAGCCGGCTTTCCCTTTTTCCGCACCGGACACATCTACCCCTTCGCTTCCGCTTTCCCGTTCCTCGGGTATACCCTCCCACGCGGCGATTCCCCCGGCCCCCGCGGCGCCTTCCTCCTTTTCCGCGCGCACCGGGTCTCCGCTCGCCCGGGAGCGGGTTTCCTCTTCCCCGAATTCCTCCTCGACGTGCTCTTCCAGGTAGCCGCCCTCTTTTTCCTCTTCTTTCCGTGCGAGGATGCGGGAGACACGCCGCAAACCCGCAAGCGGCCGTATCCTCCCTCCCGGAACATCCTGGAGCCCACTGCAGTTGTCCGAGGCCACCCAGGGCAAGCGGTGGCTCATGGCTTCGAGGACCACCAGGGGGAACGATTCGGCCACGGAAGGCAGGAGGAGCAGGTCCGCTTCCTCCATCGCCGCCGCCACCGTCTCGCGGGGAAGGGGTCCCAGGATCATGAACCTCTCGTCACCCTTTACGGCCTTCACCATCTCCCTGTAATACGCCTCGTCGTCCACCCTTCCTATCATGGCCAGCACCCAGTTGCCGGGCATCCGCGAGATGTGCTTGATCAGCCACAGCTGGTTCTTGATGTGGTAATAGGTGGCGACGTGGAGCAGGAGGACCTTGTCCTCGGGGATGGAAAACCTCTCCCTGAAGCAACCGTCCGGCGGCACGAAGCCGACCGCGTTGGGGATGACTTCCGGCCGCAGCCCCAGTTCCTCGGCGAGGCGATGATCGTAACCGTGCCCGGAAAGGCAGACCACCTTCTTCGCCCTGCGCAGCCGTTTCGCGAACTCCCTGAAAAGCAGGGCGTTTTCCTTCCGGCGCAGGAATTCGTAATTCTCCTTGTTGATTATGGGCATCATGGCGACGGGGAGCGAGAAATCGTTCACGCACCAGGTAACCCATATCCTCGGGTCACCGGCCATGACGATCATCCCGTAGTCCCCGCTCCCGGCGAGTCTCTCCAGCTCGGAATAATCCTTGGCCTTTCCATCGCAATACGAGCACACGTCGTAATCGAACTCGTAGATGTTGATGCCGCGGTAATACCGGAAGGAGCGCCCCGCGAGCATGCGCGTGGCCACGTCGAACCGCAGGCCTTTCCTGACGAAATAGGTGCCCAGCTCCGCGGCGAAGGTCTCCATCCCACCGATGGAGGGCGAAAAATAATCCACGATGAAGAGGGCGCCGTCATTCCTTCCCGCCTGCCCGCTTTTCCCGCCCAGGACCTTCTCCGCCCAGTCCAGGTCCCGTTCGCCGAAGAGGCCGGCGTTCTTCAGGGCCAGATGGGCATGCGTCTCGCGCTCCAGCCTCTTCTTTTTCCTGTCGTACGCAAGGTCCAGCATGCTTTCGCCGTGCCTCCTGTACAGGAGGAAGGTGTCACGGCAAGGCCTGAAGGAAAATCCTTCCGCGCACGCGCGCAACCAGAAGTCCCAGTCTTCGTACAGGCGGTATTCCGGGTCGTATCCGCCGAGGGCTTCGAAGACGCACCTCCTGTAGGCGGAGGAATATGGCAAATAATTCCAATAGAGGAGATTGCGGCGATCGAAATCAGGGGCCTCGTGCAGCCTCTCGACCTGGCCGAAGAACCTGATGCTCGGGTAGACGATATCCGCTGCACCGTCGTTTCGGAAGAATCTCAGCAGGGCCTCGAGGTAATTTTCCGGGAAGAGGTCGTCGGCATCAAGGCAGCAGAGCAATTCCCCCCGGGCTAATCCCATTCCGCTGTTGCGGGCGCGCGAGAGCCCGCCGTTCTCCTGGTCCACCAGGGTTATTCTCAGGAGGCCCTGGAAGTCCTCGAGGATGCCCATGGCGGCTTGCAGGGAATCGTCGGTGCTCCCGTCGTTCACGATGATGACCTCGAAATCCCGCATGGTCTGTGCGTGAAGGGAAGATACGCATTCCCCCAGGTACTTCCCGTAATTGTAGCAGGGGATTATCACCGAGAAGGTCACTTCACCCGTTTCCGCGTGGTTGCGATATATCCTTCTTACCATCACTTGCACCTTGATCGGCCACCTAAGTAAGCCGGAAAATAAGGCTCCTTGCAGTGTCCTCCTTTAATACGCGCCGGTATATTTTACATGGGAGGCAGGGAATCAGGTCAAGAAGAGCAGGTTAATAACGGCATCCAGAAACCCCGCAGGCGATCCGGCTTGCGCGAAGAACGCGTCCCGTTGCCGCAGCGGAACGGCGCGAACTTCCTTGACGTGTGGAGACAACCGGGTTATCTAATTGAATAAATGATCGGTGATCTCAACGTCGATGGTGGTGGTGCGCATGGAGGCACGTAAGCTGGCGCGGGGGGGATGCAAGCTGCAAATCAATCACGTGGGCTCCTACACCACCCTCATCGAGCAAGGCTTGGAGAGGGGCCTCACCCAACAAGATCGCTTCACGCGTGGGCGTCAACCCCGACCTTATATATGATGGCAGGAGCTGCTTCGTTTCCAACTCCAGCCACCAGCCGGCAGGACAGGGAACGGTTTTAGCATGCACGTTCTTGATGAGGAGGGAGGTAGCCATGCTCTGGGTCATCGAGGCCAAGGATGATTTCTCTTTCGGTTACCGGGCGGGGAGGGCCCGCGAGGTACTTTTCCGCGCGGCGCTCGCGCGGGCCGGGGCTTTCCTCAACAGCCGCGGCGCCGATCCTGCCGTGACCGCGCGCAGGGCCGAACGCCACCTCGCCCTGCTCGCCGAGCGATATCCTGCCCAGCGGGACCGTGTGCAGGGCCTCGCACGCGCCCTGGGC is a genomic window containing:
- a CDS encoding glycosyltransferase, whose translation is MVRRIYRNHAETGEVTFSVIIPCYNYGKYLGECVSSLHAQTMRDFEVIIVNDGSTDDSLQAAMGILEDFQGLLRITLVDQENGGLSRARNSGMGLARGELLCCLDADDLFPENYLEALLRFFRNDGAADIVYPSIRFFGQVERLHEAPDFDRRNLLYWNYLPYSSAYRRCVFEALGGYDPEYRLYEDWDFWLRACAEGFSFRPCRDTFLLYRRHGESMLDLAYDRKKKRLERETHAHLALKNAGLFGERDLDWAEKVLGGKSGQAGRNDGALFIVDYFSPSIGGMETFAAELGTYFVRKGLRFDVATRMLAGRSFRYYRGINIYEFDYDVCSYCDGKAKDYSELERLAGSGDYGMIVMAGDPRIWVTWCVNDFSLPVAMMPIINKENYEFLRRKENALLFREFAKRLRRAKKVVCLSGHGYDHRLAEELGLRPEVIPNAVGFVPPDGCFRERFSIPEDKVLLLHVATYYHIKNQLWLIKHISRMPGNWVLAMIGRVDDEAYYREMVKAVKGDERFMILGPLPRETVAAAMEEADLLLLPSVAESFPLVVLEAMSHRLPWVASDNCSGLQDVPGGRIRPLAGLRRVSRILARKEEEKEGGYLEEHVEEEFGEEETRSRASGDPVRAEKEEGAAGAGGIAAWEGIPEERESGSEGVDVSGAEKGKAGFMGKAAKPYHLAKSYATKGILHAVHFKNVLRPFLVDAFRRIDEGIAGGRLSGRIKAARDLLYRRVLTLSPFMREAFLLAGDRDLRERLGEEGYAAWLRDYNWEKVGERYVRLFDLKPGDDAGHVFMSANPVKDAPEFIKYFPFAVKQAPLVSVIVVFRQDTERLAGTLESVLAQTYGNLEVIVVNGSGESISDFLAAYPDPRVTCVDEGPLSGDAACLNRGIASSRGAYLAYLFEGQRLFPTHCEILLERALSSSSQAVFSRAYRVDGSTRGVSPVRGAKRLEYPPRFDATLAFSDRMAPLQALLHERGLVDEHGLFDESLPALYDWEWVLRWVDTAVLSWTEVVTGEYGQAPDGRDFLRERGDFRGCYAAVDAKHGGRVAEARKRLKDELLEAGFSGLEGENARELLARFPDLAGIRGEIGDAAGSGQILASLEKLDALLEDCGTSAERCRLLSMAYAEAGEILTCKSLLERCLELGGAEAGTLIDLAVVVRRLSGDDEMAAAYVEKALALSPGHGRALELREILLEKAHRLGRERAGMP